The Kineococcus mangrovi genome includes a window with the following:
- a CDS encoding carbohydrate ABC transporter permease, which produces MSTLERTPRSLTHPPRTGLLLTLPALVFVTVFVLVPLVFAVYMSFTNWPLIGSYEFIGLGNYTAIASDPVFWKSVGYTVLYTAIVTGPILVLGYVLAVVVRANRRFSTVFRTVFFVPYVIGLTTLSFLMVLEAQPGSGMVNVVLETLGITDGTTAWLADGPLATGLICVMIVWAVSGLTMVLLMGGMQGIPRDVYESAEMDGASWWQRERSITIPMLRRTIAMSLVISVIGSLLAFTQFYVLTRGGPGTDTQTVVMYVYQRGFVQLQLGAASALSIVLVVVIGLVTAAQFRLLREKE; this is translated from the coding sequence GTGAGCACCCTCGAGAGAACACCCCGGTCCCTCACCCACCCCCCGCGGACGGGTCTGCTGCTGACGCTGCCGGCCCTGGTCTTCGTCACGGTCTTCGTGCTCGTGCCGCTGGTCTTCGCGGTCTACATGTCCTTCACGAACTGGCCCCTCATCGGGTCGTACGAGTTCATCGGCCTCGGGAACTACACGGCCATCGCCTCGGACCCGGTGTTCTGGAAGTCGGTCGGGTACACCGTCCTCTACACGGCCATCGTGACCGGCCCGATCCTCGTGCTCGGGTACGTCCTCGCCGTCGTGGTCCGCGCCAACCGCCGGTTCTCCACGGTGTTCCGCACGGTGTTCTTCGTCCCCTACGTCATCGGGCTCACCACGCTGAGCTTCCTCATGGTGCTGGAGGCGCAGCCCGGGTCGGGCATGGTGAACGTCGTCCTGGAGACGCTCGGCATCACCGACGGGACGACCGCGTGGTTGGCCGACGGTCCGCTCGCGACGGGCCTCATCTGCGTGATGATCGTCTGGGCCGTGTCGGGGCTCACCATGGTCCTGCTGATGGGCGGGATGCAGGGCATCCCCCGCGACGTGTACGAGTCCGCGGAGATGGACGGTGCGTCGTGGTGGCAGCGTGAGCGCAGCATCACGATCCCCATGCTGCGCCGCACCATCGCCATGAGCCTGGTCATCTCCGTCATCGGGTCGCTGCTGGCGTTCACCCAGTTCTACGTCCTGACCCGCGGCGGGCCCGGGACGGACACCCAGACGGTCGTCATGTACGTCTACCAGCGCGGTTTCGTCCAGCTCCAGCTGGGCGCGGCGTCCGCGCTGTCGATCGTCCTGGTCGTCGTCATCGGTCTGGTGACGGCCGCCCAGTTCCGGCTGTTGCGCGAGAAGGAGTAG
- a CDS encoding ABC transporter substrate-binding protein, which produces MELHRRTLLALGGLAGLSALLPSCASQLPEPDVTAAGFGENATGTVRLWCRAATVVGVRQVVDAFNASQDAVTVEVTPVLDGQYVTKLATAIRGGNVPDIVDIDDINSMLFIYRDSFTDLTPLVQQLDFADRLNPGQLALATRDERHYGVPYIADNSMLFYNTELFERAGLDPVEHTQDFDGLLEAARAIGALEDGTYGWSVDGNAAGILGFVVQPHLWAADAPNIVGEVGEQRGAIVGNDALRRTFELYRTMWTEGLMPQANFSGDGARWGADFRDGTVGLFPGNFAVAALNASPEMRAKTGVVLLPGPDGGRATFAGGDNLCIPRGAANASGAWQFARFALDLPQQTGLPAGGYIPVRSDAATAQYREEFPLAVAPLDGIAEAYAPTTLAYNLLFNQQDSPWIAAFRRSVFDGDLDGALRQGQKDFDRILEQAQL; this is translated from the coding sequence ATGGAGCTCCACCGCAGGACCCTGCTCGCGCTGGGAGGGCTCGCCGGTCTGTCGGCGCTGCTGCCCTCCTGCGCGTCGCAGTTGCCCGAACCCGACGTCACGGCCGCGGGGTTCGGTGAGAACGCGACCGGGACCGTCCGGTTGTGGTGCCGGGCGGCGACGGTCGTCGGCGTCCGGCAGGTCGTCGACGCGTTCAACGCCTCCCAGGACGCCGTCACCGTCGAGGTGACGCCCGTCCTGGACGGTCAGTACGTCACGAAGCTGGCCACGGCCATCCGCGGCGGCAACGTGCCGGACATCGTCGACATCGACGACATCAACTCGATGCTGTTCATCTACCGCGACTCGTTCACCGACCTCACCCCGCTCGTGCAGCAGCTCGACTTCGCCGACCGGCTCAACCCCGGTCAGCTCGCCCTGGCCACCCGCGACGAGCGGCACTACGGGGTCCCGTACATCGCGGACAACTCGATGCTCTTCTACAACACCGAGTTGTTCGAGCGGGCCGGGCTGGACCCGGTCGAGCACACGCAGGACTTCGACGGTCTGCTCGAGGCCGCCCGCGCCATCGGGGCCCTGGAGGACGGGACGTACGGCTGGTCGGTCGACGGCAACGCGGCCGGCATCCTCGGGTTCGTCGTCCAACCGCACCTGTGGGCGGCGGACGCGCCGAACATCGTGGGGGAGGTCGGGGAGCAACGCGGGGCGATCGTCGGCAACGACGCCCTCCGGCGCACGTTCGAGCTGTACCGGACGATGTGGACCGAGGGGCTCATGCCGCAGGCGAACTTCTCCGGCGACGGGGCCCGCTGGGGCGCGGACTTCCGCGACGGCACGGTCGGCCTGTTCCCGGGGAACTTCGCGGTGGCGGCGTTGAACGCCTCGCCGGAGATGCGGGCCAAGACCGGTGTCGTGCTGCTGCCCGGTCCCGACGGGGGCCGGGCGACGTTCGCCGGTGGGGACAACCTGTGCATCCCGCGCGGGGCGGCCAACGCCTCGGGGGCCTGGCAGTTCGCCCGTTTCGCCCTCGACCTGCCGCAGCAGACCGGTCTGCCCGCCGGCGGGTACATCCCCGTGCGCTCGGACGCGGCGACGGCGCAGTACCGCGAGGAGTTCCCGCTCGCCGTCGCGCCCCTCGACGGGATCGCCGAGGCGTACGCGCCGACGACGCTCGCCTACAACCTGCTGTTCAACCAGCAGGACTCGCCGTGGATCGCGGCGTTCCGCCGGTCCGTCTTCGACGGTGACCTGGACGGGGCGCTGCGCCAGGGGCAGAAGGACTTCGACCGCATCCTGGAGCAGGCCCAACTGTGA
- a CDS encoding glycoside hydrolase family 127 protein has translation MTSTTAGPDLSPTSGAQPVNTPVAPTADAAVTLQPVPLGASRSTGGFWFDRMQANRRQAIRTGYEKLETAGNLRNLRIAAGVEQGEAKGPIFMDSDVYKWLEAAGWEYGREADEEVLGWIREVTAVVAAAQADDGYLDSVQQVRGKGERYTGLHWSHEHYCAGHLFQAAVAVHRSTGDTGLLDVAVKLADHLVATFGPGGIEEVDGHPVVEMGLVELFRETGNRAYLDLARWFVDARGHGIIRTRFGVDPTYFSDRVPVREATSPEGHSVRAVYLTAGAADVAAETGDAELLDALVRQWEGMLSSKTYVTGGIGSRWDFEQFGDHYELGPDRAYAETCAAIASVQWSWRMLLATGEARYADLVERTLFNAFLPGVSLAGTEYFYVNALQLRHGAHAEEERSVAHGRRPWFDCACCPPNIMRTLSQLDAYVATTADRDGVPGIQLHQFTTGEVQAGGARVRVSTEYPWDGTVRVEVLESPGEFELALRVPGWAEGATATVAGQDVPAAAGDYLRVRRGFAPGDVVELVLPMTVRPVEADPRVDAVRGCVVVERGPLVYAVEQADLPEGLVADDVRVRVAELRDARAEHRPDLLEGVTVLHLPVHAAVGAATGPLYRPAGDDPAPQAGDATQVVPAVPYYAWANRELGAMRVWLPRA, from the coding sequence ATGACCAGCACGACCGCTGGACCGGACCTGTCCCCCACCTCGGGCGCGCAGCCCGTGAACACCCCCGTCGCCCCCACCGCGGACGCGGCCGTCACCCTGCAGCCCGTCCCGCTCGGCGCCTCGCGCTCCACGGGCGGGTTCTGGTTCGACCGCATGCAGGCCAACCGCCGCCAGGCCATCCGGACCGGCTACGAGAAGCTCGAGACCGCGGGCAACCTGCGCAACCTGCGCATCGCCGCCGGAGTCGAGCAGGGCGAGGCCAAGGGCCCGATCTTCATGGACTCCGACGTCTACAAGTGGCTCGAGGCGGCCGGCTGGGAGTACGGGCGCGAGGCCGACGAGGAGGTCCTCGGCTGGATCCGCGAGGTCACGGCCGTGGTGGCGGCCGCGCAGGCCGACGACGGGTACCTGGACTCCGTCCAGCAGGTGCGCGGGAAGGGCGAGCGCTACACCGGGCTGCACTGGAGCCACGAGCACTACTGCGCCGGCCACCTGTTCCAGGCCGCCGTCGCCGTGCACCGCAGCACCGGGGACACCGGCCTGCTCGACGTCGCGGTCAAGCTCGCCGACCACCTCGTCGCCACCTTCGGCCCCGGGGGGATCGAGGAGGTCGACGGTCACCCCGTCGTCGAGATGGGCCTGGTGGAGCTGTTCCGCGAGACGGGGAACCGCGCCTACCTCGACCTCGCCCGCTGGTTCGTCGACGCCCGCGGGCACGGCATCATCCGGACGCGGTTCGGCGTCGACCCCACCTACTTCTCCGACCGCGTCCCCGTGCGCGAGGCCACCTCGCCCGAGGGCCACTCGGTCCGGGCGGTGTACCTCACGGCCGGTGCCGCGGACGTCGCCGCCGAGACCGGCGACGCGGAACTCCTCGACGCACTGGTGCGGCAGTGGGAGGGGATGCTGTCGTCCAAGACGTACGTGACCGGCGGCATCGGCTCGCGCTGGGACTTCGAGCAGTTCGGCGACCACTACGAGCTCGGCCCCGACCGCGCCTACGCCGAGACGTGCGCGGCGATCGCGAGCGTCCAGTGGAGCTGGCGGATGCTGCTGGCGACGGGGGAGGCCCGGTACGCCGACCTCGTCGAGCGGACCCTGTTCAACGCCTTCCTGCCCGGGGTGTCCCTGGCCGGCACGGAGTACTTCTACGTCAACGCCCTGCAGCTGCGGCACGGCGCGCACGCCGAGGAGGAGCGCAGCGTCGCGCACGGCCGGCGGCCGTGGTTCGACTGCGCCTGCTGCCCGCCGAACATCATGCGCACGCTGTCCCAGCTCGACGCCTACGTGGCGACGACCGCCGACCGCGACGGGGTGCCCGGGATCCAGCTGCACCAGTTCACGACCGGTGAGGTGCAGGCCGGCGGTGCCCGGGTGCGGGTGAGCACCGAGTACCCCTGGGACGGCACCGTCCGCGTCGAGGTGCTGGAGTCCCCCGGGGAGTTCGAGCTGGCGCTGCGCGTGCCCGGCTGGGCGGAGGGAGCCACCGCCACGGTGGCGGGGCAGGACGTGCCGGCCGCCGCCGGCGACTACCTCCGCGTGCGCCGGGGGTTCGCGCCCGGTGACGTCGTCGAACTCGTCCTGCCCATGACCGTCCGCCCCGTCGAGGCCGACCCGCGCGTCGACGCCGTGCGCGGTTGCGTGGTCGTCGAACGCGGGCCGCTCGTCTACGCGGTCGAGCAGGCCGACCTGCCCGAGGGGCTCGTCGCCGACGACGTGCGCGTCCGCGTCGCCGAGCTGCGCGACGCCCGCGCCGAGCACCGCCCCGACCTGCTCGAGGGGGTCACCGTCCTGCACCTGCCCGTGCACGCGGCGGTGGGCGCGGCGACGGGACCGCTGTACCGGCCGGCCGGGGACGACCCCGCGCCGCAGGCCGGGGACGCCACCCAGGTCGTCCCGGCGGTCCCGTACTACGCCTGGGCCAACCGCGAGCTCGGCGCCATGCGCGTCTGGCTGCCCCGGGCCTGA
- a CDS encoding LacI family DNA-binding transcriptional regulator, whose product MRIVDVAALAGVSAGTASKALNGTGQLRAETRDRVRRAAEQLGFTPDPVGRGLSSGRSYTVGLITTDSFGRFSIPVMLGAENALGAGEMSVLLCDSRDDPLREQHYLRTLQARRVDGIIVTGRRTDPRPPLAASVPVVYAFTPSQDPRDTSLVTDQAGGAAGAVRHVLDLGRRRVAHVTGPADHHATRVRAEAAGRAAGDALVGPVLHGDWSERWGRLAADLLLRRHPDLDAVTCGSDQIARGVCDGLRDAGRRVPQDVAVAGFDDWDVIALASRPPLTTVNLGLEALGRRAGELLLQAVAGSPSPGTTTLPTRLVVRESTVPA is encoded by the coding sequence GTGCGGATCGTCGACGTCGCCGCGCTCGCGGGCGTCTCGGCGGGGACGGCCTCCAAGGCCCTCAACGGGACGGGCCAGCTGCGCGCCGAGACGCGCGACCGCGTGCGCCGCGCGGCCGAGCAGCTGGGGTTCACGCCCGACCCGGTGGGCCGGGGCCTGTCCTCCGGGCGCAGCTACACCGTCGGGCTCATCACGACCGACAGCTTCGGCCGGTTCTCGATCCCGGTGATGCTCGGCGCGGAGAACGCCCTGGGTGCCGGGGAGATGAGCGTCCTGCTGTGCGACAGCCGCGACGACCCGCTGCGCGAGCAGCACTACCTGCGGACGCTGCAGGCCCGTCGGGTGGACGGGATCATCGTCACGGGCCGTCGCACCGACCCGCGCCCGCCCCTGGCCGCGAGCGTGCCGGTCGTCTACGCGTTCACCCCGTCGCAGGACCCGCGGGACACCTCCCTCGTCACCGACCAGGCCGGGGGCGCCGCCGGAGCCGTCCGGCACGTCCTGGACCTCGGCCGGCGCCGCGTCGCGCACGTCACCGGACCGGCCGATCACCACGCCACCCGCGTGCGCGCCGAGGCCGCCGGGCGCGCGGCCGGCGACGCCCTCGTCGGGCCCGTCCTGCACGGGGACTGGAGCGAGCGGTGGGGACGGCTGGCCGCCGACCTGCTGCTGCGCCGCCACCCCGACCTCGACGCCGTGACGTGCGGCAGCGACCAGATCGCCCGCGGCGTCTGCGACGGTCTGCGCGACGCCGGCCGCCGCGTCCCGCAGGACGTGGCCGTCGCGGGGTTCGACGACTGGGACGTCATCGCCCTGGCCTCGCGGCCACCCCTGACGACGGTGAACCTCGGCCTGGAGGCCCTGGGGCGCCGCGCGGGGGAACTGCTGCTGCAGGCCGTCGCCGGATCACCCTCTCCCGGCACGACGACGCTGCCGACGCGGCTCGTGGTACGGGAGTCGACGGTCCCGGCCTGA
- a CDS encoding acetamidase/formamidase family protein, with translation MSPQQQVLRPSARTVTDAFDPSLAPVLTVEPGERFTVEALDAHGFTRRPAGPGAPTPRLVEDAQGHCLSGPVAVRGAEPGDVLAVTLHAVRTADWGWTVAGVDTPLNRRLGTTGRVDLLWDVDPDRRTATNQLGFTVDTAPFLGVVGTTPAAPGRHSTIPPRPGHGGNVDCRSLVAGSTLFLPVHVPGALLCLGDGHAAQGDGEVCGTAVECATTTELSIAVVPDPALPTVHAVTPAERITFGFDADLNAATDAALGDLLTWVAAEHDLDRPTALALLSTCADLRVTQVANRTWGVHAVLRHDALRRS, from the coding sequence GTGTCCCCCCAGCAGCAGGTCCTGCGCCCGAGCGCCCGCACCGTGACCGACGCCTTCGACCCCTCGCTCGCGCCCGTCCTCACCGTCGAGCCCGGTGAGCGCTTCACCGTCGAAGCCCTCGACGCGCACGGGTTCACCCGGCGTCCGGCGGGCCCCGGCGCCCCCACCCCGCGCCTGGTCGAGGACGCGCAGGGGCACTGCCTGTCCGGCCCGGTCGCGGTGCGCGGCGCCGAACCCGGCGACGTCCTGGCGGTGACCTTGCACGCGGTGCGGACCGCCGACTGGGGCTGGACGGTCGCGGGCGTCGACACCCCGCTGAACCGGCGGTTGGGCACCACGGGCCGCGTCGACCTGCTCTGGGACGTGGACCCCGACCGCCGGACCGCGACGAACCAGCTGGGGTTCACCGTCGACACCGCCCCGTTCCTCGGCGTCGTCGGGACGACACCGGCCGCGCCCGGACGGCACTCGACGATCCCCCCGCGACCCGGTCACGGCGGGAACGTCGACTGCCGCTCGCTCGTCGCGGGGTCGACGCTGTTCCTGCCCGTCCACGTGCCCGGCGCGTTGCTGTGCCTGGGCGACGGGCACGCCGCGCAGGGCGACGGGGAGGTGTGCGGGACGGCCGTGGAGTGCGCGACGACCACGGAGCTGTCGATCGCCGTCGTGCCCGACCCGGCCCTGCCGACCGTGCACGCCGTCACCCCGGCCGAACGCATCACGTTCGGCTTCGACGCGGACCTGAACGCCGCCACCGACGCGGCTCTCGGTGACCTCCTCACGTGGGTGGCCGCCGAGCACGACCTCGACCGACCGACCGCCCTCGCCCTCCTCAGCACGTGCGCCGACCTGCGCGTCACGCAGGTCGCCAACCGCACGTGGGGCGTGCACGCCGTCCTGCGCCACGACGCGCTGCGCCGGAGCTGA
- a CDS encoding ROK family transcriptional regulator encodes MIPTPRGSRVARDAIVTLVRSGRATSRADIARITGLSPTTVAARVGELMSQGYLQEGTAAPSRGGRPPRMLQMRPGAGTVVSIALGERHAAIGLYDAAGEEVTQHREPIDIADGPEVVLRLVAERVKSMDDEHPTGGPLLAACIGIPGPVSSHSGRVVAPARMPGWNGTDVQELIRPYLGVPVVVENDANLMTLGEHAVSDDPVDDMVFIKVGSGIGSGIIARGVLHKGAHGFAGDISHVPVPDAPSVPCSCGRVGCLDAVASGSALVHALAESGIQVRTTDDLLVLARDAHPQTTQILRAAGLNTGLVLATIVNFFNPARLVVGGNLSRADAFVAGLRSALYTQCPPMITDGLHIVVSRTGQHAAVTGGAQAALDHAFSGSRDACEALDDSRDPVAEGRTRPRPASPTPPTAPGSGTRTPPASTPPPSSPGRPAGRSRTPPATPGSAF; translated from the coding sequence GTGATCCCCACACCTCGTGGAAGCCGTGTCGCACGCGATGCCATCGTCACCCTGGTGCGCTCCGGGCGTGCGACATCACGCGCCGACATCGCCCGCATCACCGGACTGTCCCCCACCACCGTCGCGGCCCGGGTCGGGGAGCTGATGTCGCAGGGCTATCTCCAAGAGGGCACCGCGGCACCATCACGCGGCGGGCGTCCACCGCGGATGCTCCAGATGCGGCCCGGGGCGGGAACGGTCGTGAGCATCGCCCTCGGTGAGCGACACGCAGCCATCGGGCTCTACGACGCCGCTGGCGAGGAGGTCACGCAACACCGCGAGCCCATCGACATCGCGGACGGCCCCGAGGTCGTCCTGCGTCTGGTCGCCGAACGGGTGAAGTCGATGGACGACGAGCACCCCACGGGTGGGCCCCTGTTGGCCGCTTGCATCGGGATCCCCGGCCCGGTCAGTTCTCACAGCGGGCGGGTAGTGGCCCCGGCGCGGATGCCGGGCTGGAACGGCACAGACGTTCAAGAGTTGATCCGGCCGTACCTCGGCGTCCCCGTCGTGGTCGAGAACGACGCGAATCTGATGACGCTGGGCGAACACGCAGTCAGCGATGACCCCGTCGACGACATGGTGTTCATCAAAGTAGGTTCTGGGATCGGCAGTGGAATCATCGCCCGCGGGGTTCTCCACAAGGGTGCACACGGTTTCGCCGGGGACATCAGCCACGTCCCGGTTCCTGATGCGCCTTCGGTCCCGTGCTCCTGTGGGCGTGTCGGCTGCCTGGATGCCGTCGCCAGCGGGTCAGCGCTCGTGCATGCCCTCGCTGAAAGCGGGATCCAGGTGCGCACGACCGATGACCTGCTCGTCCTGGCCCGCGACGCTCATCCGCAGACGACACAGATCCTGCGCGCCGCCGGCCTGAACACCGGACTGGTTCTCGCCACGATCGTCAACTTCTTCAACCCCGCACGTCTGGTGGTGGGTGGCAACCTCAGCAGGGCCGACGCCTTCGTCGCGGGACTGCGCTCAGCGTTGTACACGCAATGCCCGCCGATGATCACCGACGGGTTGCACATCGTGGTCAGTCGAACGGGCCAACACGCTGCGGTCACGGGCGGTGCGCAGGCCGCCCTGGACCACGCTTTCTCCGGCTCACGTGACGCGTGTGAAGCTCTCGACGACTCTCGCGACCCGGTAGCAGAGGGCAGGACCCGACCACGGCCAGCATCCCCAACTCCACCGACGGCGCCGGGGAGTGGAACCCGAACGCCACCCGCGTCAACGCCGCCCCCGTCGTCGCCGGGCCGTCCCGCCGGGCGATCGCGAACACCGCCCGCAACCCCAGGGTCGGCGTTCTGA
- a CDS encoding amino acid ABC transporter ATP-binding protein: protein MISMREVEKHYGDLHVLRSINLDVPARQVAVVVGPSGSGKSTLCRTINRLEPIDSGEIHVDGQRLPDEGRDLARLRADVGMVFQSFNLFGHHTVLDNVTLAPLKVRRSARAAAREEAMELLARVGIADKADRFPAELSGGQQQRAAIARSLAMRPKVMLFDEPTSALDPEMVGEVLDVMTSLAEEGMTMVVVTHEMGFARCAADRVLFMDGGRIVEDAPPEEFFGSPRGERATSFLASILSH, encoded by the coding sequence ATGATCAGCATGCGTGAGGTCGAGAAGCACTACGGAGACCTGCACGTCCTGCGCTCGATCAACCTGGACGTTCCAGCCCGCCAGGTCGCCGTGGTCGTCGGGCCGTCGGGGTCGGGGAAGTCCACGCTGTGCCGGACCATCAACCGCCTCGAGCCGATCGATTCCGGAGAGATCCACGTCGACGGGCAACGGCTGCCGGATGAAGGACGGGACCTGGCCCGGTTGCGCGCCGATGTCGGCATGGTGTTCCAGTCGTTCAACCTCTTCGGGCACCACACCGTCTTGGACAACGTGACCTTGGCGCCGCTGAAGGTGCGGCGCAGCGCCCGGGCCGCAGCGCGTGAGGAGGCCATGGAACTCCTGGCTCGCGTCGGTATCGCCGACAAGGCCGACCGCTTCCCCGCGGAGTTGTCCGGTGGACAGCAGCAGCGCGCCGCAATCGCCCGGTCTCTGGCCATGCGACCCAAGGTGATGTTGTTCGACGAGCCGACTTCGGCCTTGGACCCGGAGATGGTCGGTGAGGTCCTCGACGTCATGACCTCGCTGGCCGAGGAGGGGATGACGATGGTCGTCGTCACCCACGAGATGGGCTTCGCCCGCTGCGCCGCCGACCGCGTCCTGTTCATGGACGGCGGGCGCATCGTCGAGGACGCTCCACCGGAAGAGTTCTTCGGCAGCCCCCGCGGGGAGCGGGCCACGTCGTTCCTCGCCTCCATCCTGTCCCACTGA
- a CDS encoding glutamate ABC transporter substrate-binding protein has protein sequence MLLALAAGVPLTAAGCGSDSDSGTSAVPGATSSDSGLQAVYDAAPRAEDSAMPAGSTMAAIKDRGKLRVAAALDAPLLSQQDPTNPDNIEGFDIDLAKLLAIYILGKPEIEVIPPASETREALLANGTVDVVFNTYTITEERAQQISFAGPYFTSGLAVAVEADNTDIKSVEDLAGKTVIVGANTPAVTAVPERQPTAEVVSFATDPQAVQALTQGRGDAYVQDYTLLAADAASNRDIKIVGQPFTEEPYGIGLKHDDADFKQFVNTWLKAIEDDGSWTQVWEATLGTVSDSAAPTPPAIGSVPGS, from the coding sequence GTGCTGCTCGCCCTGGCTGCTGGTGTTCCTCTGACTGCAGCCGGCTGTGGCAGCGACTCCGATTCAGGCACCTCCGCTGTCCCCGGTGCCACCAGCAGCGACTCCGGTCTGCAGGCCGTCTACGACGCGGCCCCTCGCGCCGAGGACTCCGCCATGCCCGCAGGCTCGACGATGGCTGCCATCAAGGATCGTGGGAAGCTGCGCGTGGCCGCAGCCCTCGACGCACCGCTCCTCTCGCAGCAGGACCCGACGAACCCCGACAACATCGAAGGCTTCGACATCGACCTGGCCAAACTGCTGGCCATCTACATCCTCGGCAAGCCTGAGATCGAGGTCATCCCGCCTGCCTCGGAGACCCGCGAGGCGCTGCTGGCCAACGGCACCGTCGACGTCGTGTTCAACACCTACACGATCACCGAGGAACGGGCACAGCAGATCAGCTTCGCCGGCCCGTACTTCACCTCCGGCCTCGCCGTCGCCGTCGAGGCCGACAACACCGACATCAAGAGCGTCGAGGACCTGGCCGGAAAGACGGTCATCGTCGGTGCCAACACCCCGGCAGTCACCGCGGTCCCTGAACGGCAGCCCACGGCCGAGGTCGTCAGCTTCGCTACCGACCCGCAGGCCGTTCAAGCCCTCACCCAAGGCCGCGGCGATGCCTACGTGCAGGACTACACGCTGCTGGCCGCCGACGCGGCGAGCAACAGGGACATCAAGATCGTCGGTCAGCCGTTCACCGAAGAGCCGTACGGCATCGGTCTCAAGCACGACGACGCAGACTTCAAGCAGTTCGTGAACACTTGGTTGAAGGCCATCGAAGACGACGGCTCCTGGACGCAGGTGTGGGAGGCAACCCTCGGCACGGTCTCCGACTCCGCCGCACCGACCCCGCCGGCCATCGGTTCCGTCCCCGGTTCCTGA
- a CDS encoding amino acid ABC transporter permease, whose protein sequence is MLLDNLDPLLRALGTTLVVLLVSAAGSLLLGILVTVARVSPVPVLRAAAFGYVQLFVNVPLLALLLLAVFALPDAGLVMPLTTTVIVVLVVYEAAYVAEAVRSGVNSVPPGQVEAARALGFTLTQVLRLVIVPQALRTVVQPLGNVMIALLMNTALAATVGVVELTSAVNKVNLVEAQPIPIFAAAGLVYMAIALAIGLAAGRIEKKVAISR, encoded by the coding sequence GTGCTCCTCGACAACCTCGACCCGCTGCTGCGGGCACTGGGTACCACTCTGGTGGTGTTGCTGGTGTCTGCTGCAGGATCCCTCCTGCTGGGCATCTTGGTGACGGTCGCCCGGGTCAGCCCAGTTCCCGTGCTGCGGGCCGCCGCGTTCGGGTACGTGCAGCTGTTCGTCAACGTGCCCCTGCTGGCGCTGCTGCTGCTGGCCGTGTTCGCCTTGCCCGACGCGGGTCTGGTGATGCCGCTGACGACCACGGTCATCGTCGTCCTCGTCGTCTACGAAGCGGCCTACGTCGCCGAGGCGGTGCGCAGCGGGGTGAACTCCGTGCCGCCGGGACAGGTCGAGGCCGCCCGGGCGCTGGGGTTCACCCTCACCCAAGTGCTGCGACTGGTGATCGTCCCCCAGGCCCTGCGGACCGTCGTCCAGCCGCTGGGCAATGTCATGATCGCCCTGCTCATGAACACCGCACTCGCCGCGACGGTCGGGGTTGTCGAACTCACTTCTGCGGTCAACAAGGTGAACCTCGTCGAGGCCCAACCCATCCCGATCTTCGCCGCCGCGGGCCTGGTGTACATGGCGATCGCACTAGCAATCGGCTTGGCAGCCGGACGCATCGAGAAGAAGGTGGCGATCAGCCGATGA
- a CDS encoding amino acid ABC transporter permease, which yields MSTATPSAKAIAKPPAKAVRRSHSSSFLYDEPGPRARRRIRLASVLSVLALLGLLAAALAQFASRGQLDADRWTPFAQWAIWNYLIVGLWGTVKAAAVVAVIASAAGVVLALARLSHQRPVRWVATAWIEIARTLPVLLLIYLMLFGLPAYGINLPLLWKLAMPLAIANSAVVAEIVRAGILSLPRGQAEAGASLGMTRWQVMRHVELPQALRTVTPSLVTQLVSLLKDTSLGYVVAYTELLYRAQVLSAYNRLLIQTFLVVALVYFVCNGSLSYLASRLRVRAGHRSAAGELETTRG from the coding sequence ATGAGCACCGCGACCCCGTCGGCGAAAGCGATCGCCAAGCCCCCCGCCAAGGCCGTCCGCCGCAGCCACTCCTCCTCTTTCCTCTACGACGAACCCGGTCCCCGTGCTCGCCGGCGGATCCGCCTCGCCTCCGTGCTCAGCGTGCTGGCGCTGCTCGGGCTCTTGGCCGCGGCGCTGGCGCAGTTCGCCTCCCGCGGCCAGCTGGACGCCGACCGTTGGACACCGTTCGCACAGTGGGCGATCTGGAACTACCTGATCGTCGGGTTGTGGGGCACGGTGAAGGCTGCCGCCGTCGTGGCCGTCATCGCCTCCGCCGCGGGGGTCGTACTGGCCCTCGCCCGGCTCAGTCACCAACGCCCCGTGCGCTGGGTGGCGACGGCCTGGATCGAGATCGCCCGCACCCTGCCTGTCCTGCTGCTGATCTACCTGATGCTGTTCGGCCTACCCGCGTACGGCATCAACCTGCCGTTGTTGTGGAAGCTCGCGATGCCGCTGGCGATCGCAAACTCCGCCGTCGTGGCCGAGATCGTTCGAGCCGGAATCCTCAGCCTGCCGCGTGGCCAGGCCGAGGCCGGCGCCAGCCTGGGCATGACCCGCTGGCAGGTCATGCGTCACGTCGAGCTCCCGCAGGCTCTGCGCACCGTCACCCCCTCGCTGGTGACGCAGCTCGTCAGCCTGCTCAAGGACACCTCGCTCGGCTACGTCGTGGCGTACACCGAACTGCTGTACCGCGCGCAGGTGCTGTCCGCCTACAACCGCCTGCTCATCCAGACGTTCCTCGTCGTTGCGCTCGTCTACTTCGTGTGCAACGGCAGCCTGTCCTACCTCGCCTCGCGGTTGCGGGTGCGCGCCGGCCACCGCAGTGCCGCCGGAGAACTGGAGACCACCCGTGGCTGA